One genomic segment of Pseudomonas sp. RU47 includes these proteins:
- a CDS encoding TOBE domain-containing protein, translated as MTIKAINVRNQFKGSIKEIVLGDVLSEIDVQTASGIVTSVITTRSVKELELVVGSEVIAFVKSTEVSIAKL; from the coding sequence ATGACTATCAAAGCCATCAACGTCCGTAACCAGTTCAAAGGCTCGATCAAGGAAATCGTCCTTGGTGACGTGCTGTCGGAAATCGACGTGCAGACCGCTTCGGGCATCGTCACTTCGGTGATCACCACCCGCTCGGTAAAGGAGCTGGAACTGGTGGTCGGCAGCGAAGTGATCGCCTTTGTGAAATCCACCGAGGTGTCGATCGCCAAGTTGTAA
- the ssuB gene encoding aliphatic sulfonates ABC transporter ATP-binding protein, giving the protein MTAQQPPRLLRGIPLAVRNLQKTFGARQVLRDIDLHIPAGQFVAVVGRSGCGKSTLLRLLAGLDQPTGGDLLAGSAPLSDAREDTRLMFQEARLLPWKKIIDNVGLGLKGNWRPKALEALDAVGLADRANEWPAALSGGQKQRVALARALIHQPRLLLLDEPLGALDALTRIEMQQLIERLWQQHGFTVLLVTHDVSEAVAIADRVILIEDGEVGLDLHVELPRPRVRGSHRLAALETEVLNRVLSLPGEPPAPEPVSPLPTQLRWAQ; this is encoded by the coding sequence ATGACCGCTCAACAACCTCCACGCTTGCTGCGCGGGATTCCGCTGGCGGTGCGCAATCTGCAGAAAACCTTCGGCGCGCGGCAGGTGCTGCGTGACATCGATCTGCACATTCCGGCGGGGCAGTTTGTCGCCGTGGTCGGGCGCAGTGGTTGCGGCAAAAGTACCTTGCTGCGTTTGCTCGCCGGCCTCGATCAACCGACTGGCGGCGACTTGCTGGCCGGTTCTGCGCCGCTCAGCGATGCGCGGGAAGACACCCGACTGATGTTCCAGGAAGCACGTCTGCTGCCGTGGAAGAAGATCATCGACAACGTTGGTCTCGGCCTCAAAGGCAACTGGCGCCCGAAGGCTCTCGAAGCACTGGACGCGGTGGGTCTGGCGGATCGCGCCAATGAATGGCCGGCAGCGTTGTCTGGCGGACAGAAGCAGCGCGTCGCGCTGGCTCGGGCGCTGATCCATCAACCGCGCCTGCTGTTGCTCGACGAACCACTCGGTGCGCTGGACGCGCTGACCCGCATTGAAATGCAGCAACTGATCGAACGTCTCTGGCAGCAACACGGTTTCACCGTGCTGCTGGTGACCCACGACGTCAGTGAAGCGGTGGCGATTGCCGACCGGGTGATTCTGATCGAGGACGGCGAAGTCGGCCTCGATCTGCATGTCGAACTGCCGCGCCCACGAGTGCGTGGTTCGCACCGACTGGCAGCGCTGGAAACCGAAGTGCTTAACCGTGTTCTCTCCCTGCCCGGCGAACCGCCGGCGCCGGAACCTGTTTCACCACTGCCTACGCAACTGCGTTGGGCTCAATAA
- the ssuC gene encoding aliphatic sulfonate ABC transporter permease SsuC: MKKIIHSLAPWALPVLLLAVWQLSVSAGWLSTRILPAPVAVIEAGVSLVRSGEIWTHLAISGWRAALGFTIGGSIGLVLGFITGLSKWGERLLDSSVQMIRNVPHLALIPLVILWFGIDESAKIFLVALGTLFPIYLNTYHGIRNVDPALVEMARSYGLSGFSLFWQVILPGALPSILVGVRFALGFMWLTLIVAETISASSGIGYLAMNAREFLQTDVVVLAILLYAVLGKLADLAARGLERVWLRWHPAYQVAKGGAA, encoded by the coding sequence ATGAAGAAAATCATCCACAGCCTCGCGCCCTGGGCGTTGCCGGTATTGCTGCTGGCGGTGTGGCAGTTGTCGGTGTCGGCGGGTTGGTTGTCGACACGGATTCTGCCGGCACCGGTGGCGGTGATCGAAGCCGGCGTGAGCCTGGTGCGCAGCGGCGAAATCTGGACGCACCTGGCCATCAGCGGCTGGCGCGCGGCGCTCGGTTTCACCATCGGCGGCAGCATCGGGCTGGTCTTGGGTTTCATCACCGGCCTGTCGAAGTGGGGCGAACGCCTGCTCGACAGCTCGGTGCAGATGATCCGCAACGTGCCGCACCTGGCGCTGATTCCGCTGGTGATCCTGTGGTTCGGCATCGACGAGTCGGCGAAGATCTTTCTGGTGGCGCTAGGTACGTTGTTCCCGATTTACCTGAATACCTATCACGGCATCCGCAACGTCGACCCGGCGCTGGTGGAGATGGCGCGCAGTTATGGCCTCTCCGGTTTCAGCTTGTTCTGGCAGGTGATTCTGCCGGGTGCACTGCCTTCGATTCTGGTCGGTGTGCGCTTCGCCCTGGGCTTTATGTGGCTGACGCTGATCGTCGCCGAAACCATTTCCGCCAGCTCAGGCATCGGCTATCTGGCGATGAACGCCCGGGAGTTTTTGCAGACCGACGTGGTGGTGCTGGCGATCCTGCTTTACGCGGTGCTGGGCAAACTCGCCGACCTCGCCGCCCGTGGACTTGAACGTGTGTGGCTGCGCTGGCATCCGGCGTATCAGGTTGCCAAAGGAGGTGCGGCATGA
- the ssuD gene encoding FMNH2-dependent alkanesulfonate monooxygenase — MSLNIFWFLPTHGDGHYLGTAEGARAVDHGYLQQVAQAADRLGFGGVLIPTGRSCEDSWLVAASLIPVTQRLKFLVALRPGIISPTVAARQAATLDRLSGGRALFNLVTGGDPEELAGDGLFLSHEERYQASVEFTRIWRRVLEGETVDYDGQHISVKGAKLLYPPIQQPRPPLYFGGSSEAAQDLAAEQVEMVLTWGEPPAAVAEKIAQVRAKAAKLGRTVRFGIRLHVIVRETNAEAWQAADRLISHLDDDTIARAQASLARFDSVGQQRMAALHGGSRDNLEVSPNLWAGVGLVRGGAGTALVGDGPTVAARVKEYADLGIDTFIFSGYPHLEESYRVAELLFPHLDIERPELPKSAGYVSPFGEMVANDILPKAASQS; from the coding sequence ATGAGCCTCAATATCTTCTGGTTCCTGCCTACCCACGGCGACGGCCATTACCTTGGCACCGCCGAAGGCGCTCGCGCCGTCGACCACGGTTATCTGCAACAGGTCGCGCAAGCGGCGGATCGTCTGGGCTTCGGCGGTGTGCTGATCCCCACCGGCCGCTCTTGCGAAGACTCGTGGTTGGTGGCGGCGTCGCTGATCCCGGTGACCCAGCGTCTGAAGTTCCTCGTTGCCCTGCGCCCCGGGATCATTTCCCCGACGGTGGCAGCGCGGCAGGCAGCCACGCTGGATCGTCTGTCCGGCGGCCGTGCGTTGTTCAATCTGGTGACCGGTGGCGACCCGGAAGAATTGGCTGGCGACGGTCTGTTCCTCAGCCACGAAGAACGCTATCAAGCCTCGGTGGAGTTCACCCGCATCTGGCGTCGTGTGCTGGAAGGCGAAACCGTTGATTACGACGGTCAGCACATCAGCGTGAAGGGCGCGAAGTTGCTCTATCCGCCGATCCAGCAACCGCGTCCGCCGCTGTACTTCGGTGGTTCCTCGGAAGCGGCGCAAGATCTGGCTGCCGAACAAGTGGAAATGGTCCTGACCTGGGGCGAGCCGCCCGCAGCAGTCGCCGAGAAGATTGCACAGGTTCGCGCCAAAGCCGCCAAGCTCGGCCGCACCGTGCGCTTCGGCATTCGTCTGCACGTGATCGTCCGCGAAACCAACGCTGAAGCGTGGCAAGCGGCGGATCGTTTGATCTCGCACCTGGACGACGACACCATCGCTCGCGCCCAGGCTTCGCTGGCGCGTTTCGATTCGGTCGGTCAACAACGCATGGCTGCGCTGCATGGCGGTAGCCGCGACAACCTCGAAGTCAGCCCGAACCTCTGGGCCGGTGTCGGTCTGGTGCGCGGCGGTGCCGGTACGGCGCTGGTCGGTGATGGGCCGACCGTCGCGGCACGGGTGAAGGAATACGCGGATCTGGGCATCGACACCTTTATCTTCTCCGGTTATCCACACCTCGAAGAGTCGTATCGCGTCGCCGAATTGCTGTTCCCGCACCTCGATATCGAGCGCCCGGAACTGCCGAAAAGCGCCGGTTACGTCAGCCCGTTCGGCGAGATGGTCGCCAACGACATTCTTCCCAAAGCCGCGTCGCAGAGCTGA
- a CDS encoding sulfonate ABC transporter substrate-binding protein: MRTVFLRRGLVALFAAAVTFGAITQAQAETLRIGYQKYGTLVLLKAKGTLEKRLAAQGVDVQWTEFPGGPQLLEGLNVGSIDFGVTGETPPVFAQAAGADLLYVAYEPPAPNSEAILVPKDSPIKSVADLKGKKVALNKGSNVHYLLVRALEDAGLKYSDIQTVFLPPADARAAFERGSVDAWVIWDPYQAAAEKQLQAHTLRDGKGIVDNHQFYLATKPYAQKNPEVIKTLVEEVRAVGEWSKANPEDVTQQVAPLLGLPADITLTSVKRQGYGALFLTPEVVAAQQKIADTFFQLKLIPKPLSIKDVIWTPPAAVAKAQ; the protein is encoded by the coding sequence ATGCGCACTGTATTTTTGCGTCGTGGTCTGGTCGCTCTGTTTGCTGCGGCTGTCACCTTCGGCGCCATCACTCAAGCTCAAGCCGAGACCCTTCGGATCGGTTATCAGAAATACGGCACGCTGGTGCTGCTCAAAGCCAAGGGCACTTTGGAAAAACGTCTGGCCGCTCAAGGCGTCGACGTGCAATGGACTGAGTTCCCCGGTGGCCCGCAACTGCTGGAAGGCCTGAACGTCGGCTCGATCGACTTCGGTGTCACCGGCGAAACTCCGCCAGTCTTCGCCCAGGCTGCCGGCGCCGATCTGCTCTACGTCGCCTATGAACCACCTGCGCCGAACAGCGAAGCGATCCTCGTGCCGAAAGACTCGCCGATCAAATCGGTGGCCGATCTGAAGGGCAAGAAAGTCGCCCTGAACAAAGGCTCCAACGTTCACTACCTGCTGGTGCGTGCGCTGGAAGACGCCGGCCTCAAATACAGCGACATTCAAACCGTATTCCTGCCGCCGGCCGATGCTCGCGCTGCGTTCGAACGTGGCAGCGTCGACGCCTGGGTCATCTGGGATCCGTACCAGGCTGCCGCCGAGAAACAGCTGCAAGCGCACACCCTGCGCGACGGCAAAGGCATCGTCGACAACCACCAGTTCTATCTCGCGACCAAGCCTTACGCACAGAAAAATCCCGAGGTGATCAAGACGCTCGTGGAAGAAGTGCGCGCCGTTGGCGAGTGGTCGAAAGCCAACCCTGAAGACGTGACCCAACAGGTTGCACCACTGCTCGGCCTGCCGGCGGACATCACCCTGACCTCGGTGAAACGCCAGGGCTACGGCGCGCTGTTCCTGACTCCGGAAGTGGTCGCCGCGCAGCAGAAAATCGCTGACACGTTCTTCCAGCTCAAGCTGATTCCCAAGCCGCTGAGCATCAAGGATGTGATCTGGACACCACCGGCCGCTGTGGCTAAAGCGCAGTAA